In Prochlorococcus marinus str. MIT 1214, one DNA window encodes the following:
- a CDS encoding ribose-phosphate pyrophosphokinase encodes MTSFITAAHPESTSLKHDTNRLRLISGTSNTALAKEIATYMGITNVPLVSKRFADGELYVQIQQSIRGCDVFLIQPTCAPVNDSLMELMIMVDACKRASARQITAVIPYFGYARADRKTAGRESITAKLTANILVKSGVDRVLAMDLHSAQIQGYFDIPCDHIYGSPVLVDYLSTMKLDEIVVVSPDVGGVARARAFAKQMKDSPLAIIDKRRSGHNVAESLTVIGEVSGKTAILIDDMIDTGGTICAGAELLREEGAKKVIACASHAVFSPPAYEKLSKEGLFEQVIVTNSIPVPNNLNFSQLKVLSVANMLGEAIWRIHEESSVSSMFR; translated from the coding sequence GTGACCAGTTTTATCACTGCAGCGCATCCTGAGTCTACTAGTCTCAAACATGACACTAATAGACTCAGATTAATTAGTGGGACATCTAATACAGCGTTAGCAAAAGAAATTGCGACTTACATGGGGATAACAAATGTCCCTCTAGTTTCAAAAAGGTTTGCTGATGGTGAACTCTATGTTCAAATCCAACAATCAATCAGAGGTTGTGACGTTTTTCTTATACAACCAACCTGTGCTCCTGTTAATGACAGCTTAATGGAGCTTATGATCATGGTGGATGCTTGCAAAAGAGCATCTGCCAGACAAATTACAGCTGTAATTCCATATTTTGGTTACGCAAGAGCCGATAGAAAGACAGCAGGTAGAGAATCAATAACTGCGAAATTAACTGCAAATATTCTTGTCAAATCAGGGGTAGATAGAGTTCTAGCAATGGATTTACATTCGGCACAAATACAAGGTTATTTCGATATTCCCTGCGATCACATATATGGTTCTCCGGTATTAGTTGATTATCTATCAACTATGAAACTTGATGAAATCGTAGTCGTCTCTCCTGATGTAGGTGGTGTAGCCAGAGCAAGAGCTTTTGCTAAGCAAATGAAGGATTCACCTCTAGCGATTATTGACAAGCGTCGTTCAGGGCATAACGTTGCCGAAAGCCTCACAGTTATTGGTGAGGTTTCTGGCAAAACTGCAATATTGATTGATGACATGATTGATACTGGAGGCACTATTTGCGCAGGAGCTGAATTACTTAGGGAAGAGGGTGCAAAAAAAGTTATTGCATGTGCATCTCATGCAGTTTTCTCTCCACCTGCTTACGAGAAACTTTCAAAAGAAGGCCTTTTTGAACAAGTTATTGTCACTAATAGTATTCCAGTTCCAAATAATTTAAATTTCTCACAATTGAAGGTCTTATCAGTTGCAAATATGCTTGGAGAAGCTATCTGGAGAATTCATGAAGAAAGTTCTGTTAGCTCAATGTTCAGATGA
- the pepN gene encoding aminopeptidase N, whose translation MKENISTKLSEYIPYPFLIPKINIDFNIGEDKVSVETSMVIKAKSEESPKLILKGFEIELLSVSIDGKELDSEKYSYSGKSLIINKPPISEFVLNIKSNINPFNNTSLEGLYLSSGMLATQCEAEGFRRICFHPDRPDVLSKYTVRIESDQNLYPILLSNGNMKYSGKLKTNLDRHEIIWEDPFPKPSYLFALVAGKLNEVSDNYITNSGKSIDIKLYVEEGDEKYTQHAIKSLKKAMRWDEEKYQLEYDLDEYKIVAVRHFNMGAMENKGLNIFNSKLVLADSMTATDDELERIESVIAHEYFHNWTGNRITCRDWFQLSLKEGLTVFRDQSFTADLHNKGLKRIEDVSFLRNFQFSEDKGPTSHAVKPKEYVAIDNFYTTTIYEKGAELIRMLELLLGIENFYRGINLYFETFDGSAATTEDFINSLIKGAYLEEKNCPFDVTKFLNWYYKSGTPKVYINQSWDSKNSILNVSFEQKIDSEKTNENIEMVIPILYSCYSKERKATPIVEDKLFILDKNIKNLQINTIPGEKEAPVLSIFRGFSSPVVWESDFSIDDYLFLFSNDNDYFSKWDSGQFLMREIIKSRLCNKANYILEDMFINVIKESIKSLEIKDPFFLATLLTVPGLAELESLFEKVDPINIYKQSLNFQVLIGTEILQELRIIAKNLFVNINHEWPMGRGERKLLATIWYYLTLAGDRNVQKICVGSISHSSMTIARAALEALKPLDIPETEEASFLFYNLWKDNPVVLDSWFAYEASRPNKKGIDVIEELLSHSKFDWKTPNSIRAVIGGFSKNIELFHSLDGQGYLFMAEKLIEVDKINPITASRMVKIFSKWKTYVDKNKESMYKSILKINNANISSNTREVVELILK comes from the coding sequence ATGAAAGAAAACATATCAACAAAACTATCAGAATATATACCCTACCCTTTCCTGATACCAAAAATAAATATAGATTTTAATATTGGAGAAGATAAAGTTTCTGTAGAAACTTCAATGGTTATAAAAGCAAAGTCAGAAGAATCTCCAAAATTAATTCTTAAGGGTTTTGAAATTGAATTACTTTCAGTATCAATAGATGGTAAAGAATTGGATTCTGAAAAATATAGCTATTCAGGCAAATCATTGATTATAAATAAACCACCAATATCTGAATTTGTATTGAATATTAAATCAAATATTAATCCATTTAATAATACATCATTAGAAGGTTTGTATTTGAGTTCTGGAATGCTAGCAACCCAGTGCGAAGCGGAGGGTTTTAGACGAATTTGTTTTCATCCTGATAGGCCTGATGTTTTAAGTAAATATACAGTAAGAATAGAATCAGATCAAAATTTATATCCAATCTTGCTTTCAAATGGTAATATGAAATATTCAGGAAAATTAAAAACAAATCTTGATAGACACGAAATTATTTGGGAGGATCCTTTTCCAAAGCCATCTTATTTATTTGCATTAGTTGCTGGAAAATTAAATGAGGTCTCTGATAATTACATTACTAATTCAGGAAAATCAATTGATATAAAATTATATGTCGAGGAAGGTGATGAGAAATATACGCAACATGCTATAAAATCTCTAAAGAAAGCAATGAGATGGGATGAGGAAAAATATCAATTGGAATATGATTTAGACGAATATAAAATTGTTGCTGTCAGACATTTTAATATGGGAGCTATGGAAAATAAGGGTTTAAATATTTTTAATTCAAAATTGGTTTTAGCTGACTCAATGACAGCAACCGATGATGAATTAGAAAGAATTGAAAGCGTAATAGCACATGAGTACTTTCATAATTGGACTGGTAATAGAATTACATGTAGAGATTGGTTTCAGTTATCCTTAAAGGAAGGATTGACAGTCTTTCGTGATCAATCTTTTACTGCAGATCTTCATAATAAAGGACTAAAAAGAATAGAAGATGTTTCATTCCTTAGGAATTTTCAATTTTCTGAAGATAAGGGACCTACTTCACATGCAGTGAAGCCTAAAGAGTATGTAGCCATTGATAATTTTTATACAACAACAATATATGAAAAGGGAGCTGAGTTGATAAGAATGCTTGAGCTTTTGCTTGGAATAGAGAATTTTTATAGAGGTATTAATCTTTATTTTGAAACTTTTGATGGTAGTGCTGCTACAACAGAGGATTTCATTAATTCATTAATAAAAGGAGCATATTTAGAAGAAAAAAATTGTCCTTTTGATGTAACAAAATTTCTAAATTGGTATTATAAATCAGGTACACCTAAAGTTTATATAAATCAATCTTGGGATTCAAAAAATTCGATTTTGAATGTTTCTTTTGAGCAGAAAATAGATAGTGAAAAAACTAATGAAAATATCGAAATGGTGATTCCAATTCTTTATTCTTGTTATAGTAAAGAAAGAAAAGCCACACCTATTGTTGAGGATAAATTATTTATTTTAGATAAAAATATAAAGAATTTACAAATCAATACTATTCCAGGTGAAAAAGAAGCACCAGTCTTGTCCATTTTTAGAGGTTTCTCTTCACCTGTTGTTTGGGAATCTGATTTTTCTATAGACGACTATCTTTTCCTTTTCTCAAATGATAATGATTATTTTTCTAAATGGGACTCCGGTCAATTTTTAATGCGTGAAATCATAAAAAGTAGGCTTTGCAACAAGGCAAATTATATATTGGAAGATATGTTTATTAATGTTATTAAAGAATCCATAAAATCCTTAGAAATCAAAGATCCTTTTTTCTTGGCAACACTTTTAACAGTACCTGGTTTAGCAGAATTGGAATCTTTATTTGAAAAAGTGGACCCCATAAATATTTATAAACAGTCATTAAATTTTCAAGTTTTAATTGGTACTGAAATTCTTCAAGAGTTAAGAATAATAGCTAAAAATTTATTTGTGAATATTAATCATGAATGGCCAATGGGTAGAGGAGAAAGAAAACTATTAGCAACTATTTGGTATTATTTAACTCTTGCAGGCGATAGAAATGTGCAAAAGATTTGTGTTGGTTCAATAAGTCATTCTTCAATGACCATAGCAAGGGCAGCGCTAGAGGCATTAAAGCCACTTGATATTCCTGAGACAGAAGAAGCTTCTTTTTTATTTTATAATCTTTGGAAAGATAATCCTGTGGTTTTAGATTCATGGTTCGCTTATGAGGCCTCAAGACCTAATAAAAAAGGAATTGATGTTATCGAAGAATTGTTATCACATTCCAAATTTGATTGGAAGACTCCAAATTCAATAAGAGCTGTTATTGGAGGTTTTAGTAAAAATATTGAATTATTTCATTCTCTTGATGGACAAGGTTATTTATTTATGGCTGAAAAATTAATAGAGGTAGATAAAATTAATCCAATAACGGCTTCAAGAATGGTAAAAATTTTCAGTAAATGGAAAACTTATGTAGATAAAAATAAAGAATCAATGTATAAATCAATATTAAAAATTAATAATGCAAATATATCTTCAAATACGAGAGAGGTCGTGGAACTAATTTTGAAGTAA